Within Fimbriiglobus ruber, the genomic segment AAACGCACCACGTAGTCGTTGCTCACCACCCGCTCGCTCTGAATCGACAGGATCGACGCCAGCTTGTGATCTCGACCCAACGGTCGATGGGCATCGTTTGGCTGACGCGCCGGCTTGGCGAACCGCTTGTTGTGGTCGGGAAGGAGTTTCGCCAACAACGCGTTGGCGTCCTCGCAGGTCGTGACCTTGGCCAACCGCAGTTCCTTGACCCACCGATCCTGAGCCGTGCCAAACGAACGCTCGACACGTCCCTTCGCCTGGGGACTGTGCGCCCGAATCAACTCTATGGCCAGTTCGCCGAGCGCTCGGCCAAACTGCGTTTGCGCGTCGGGATCGGCGAGCGGACGTCCCTTCTCGTGCGGCTCGAAGATGCTGTGTCGATCCGTGTAAACCGCCAGCGGTCGGCCGTATTTCCGCAGCCAGACCCCCAACAAATCCAGGTGCGATTCCACGCTCCCATGCCGGTAAAACTTCGCTTCGACGCGGCTGGTGGCGTCATCGATCATGGTGATCAGAACGATCGTCTCGCCGCGACCCTCCAGCCACTCATGCACCGAGGCGTCCATCTGCACCAACTCGCCCAAACAAGCCCGTCGCGGCCGACGACTGCGATGCGGGTCACGGCGACGTTGGCGTTCCCACAAGCCCTCGGCCAGCAACCAGCGACGCAGCGTTTCGACGCCCACCTTCAACCCTTCTTCCGCCAACTTCTCGCACGCGAAGGTGGGGCCGAAGTCGCGGTAACGCTGGCGGTACGCCGCCAGCACCTGCGTTCGCAGCTTGGCTTCCAGGCAGCGATTCGACGGCTGACCTCGAAGGCCATGCACCAGGGCGCTGTCACCCTGGGTCTTCAGTTTGCCCTTCAGTCGCCGGACCTGACGCGCGCTCAACTTCAACAAACCAGCGGCTTCCGTAACCGTCCGATCTCCCGATACCACCGCCTTCAGAATCGCCAAAACGTCACGCTCGCGCTGACTCATGGCTAGAATGCCCCAATCTTGTAGCTCGGTAGACATACGTCCTCCTTGGCATGAACAAGGAGGACATTTCTAACGAGTTAAGGCCGGACATTTCTAATGTGTTTCAACAGGGGGGAAATTGTCATATCGTCATCTCACGAGTCGCGGATCCTTCGGTCACTGGTTTGTCCGGGAGGTCGTCTATGCTTCACTTCTTTACCTCAAACTGAAAAATCAGAGAAATACTGAGCGGGAGAGAGCGGGTTGGGCGAAATCCTACATCGCAAAGTGCGTAAATGCCAACCGAAATAGGGGAAACGCGATTGCCCCGGGCATTTCTCACCCGGAGCGTGCAGTCTTAGGGCGGCCGGAACAATTACTTCACCCTTGTCCCTACAATCACTTGCATGGCTTGTTGCGTCAGCTGGAGACCACATCATGCACCCTACCCCGCTTCACCAATGTCGATGTCCTGATTGCCTCCAGGCGACAGACCATCCCAACAAGGAGGTCCACCGACAACTCAACTTGCTCCTCAGTCGGCTCAACGAGCAACAGCGACGCTGGCTGGCGGCCTGGGAAGCCCAGCGCATCGGCCACGGCGGTGACCGCCTGGTATCCTCCATCACAGGCCTCCACGTCCAGACCATTCGCCGGGGACGCCAAGAGTTAGGGTCGGCTTTTGCCAACCTCCCGCCGGGACGGGTCCGCCGCCCTGGAGCGGGCCGCCCGCCCTTGGAAAAAAAGATCCGGTCCTGGAGCGAGACCTGGTAGCCCTGCTGGTCGATGACACCGGCGGCGACCCGATGACGAAACAGCGGTGGGTGCGTCTGAGCCTGAAGCGACTGGGCCAACTGCTGGCCCAACGAGGCCATGCCATCGACCCCAAGACCGTCCGGCGTTTGCTCCACAAACTCAAGTACTCGTTGAAGGCGAATCGGAAACGGTTTACCGGCCCACCGCACCCCGATCGGGATCGTCAGTTCCGCTACATCGCCCACCAGAAGCGGCGGTTCCTGAAAGCGGGCAGGCCGGTCATCAGCGTGGATACCAAGAAAAAAGAGTTGATCGGCAACTTCCAGCAGGATGGGCAGACCTGGTGCCACGAGGCGGACGAGGTCAACGCTTATGACTTCCTCAGTGACGCCGAGGGCCGGGCCACCCCGTATGGCATCTACCTGGTACAACACGACCGCGGTTACGTGTACGTGGGCGAATCGGCCGACACGCCGGAGTTTGCGGTCGATGCGATTGTCTCGTGGTGGAAGAGCCACGGTCGCCGTCGTTTCCCGGACGCTACCAAACTCCTGATCCTGGCGGACTCGGGTGGCAGTAATGGCTGTCGGCCTCGGATGTGGAAGCGTCAGTTGCAGGAACGGCTGGCTGACGCCTTCAACCTGGAGGTGACGGTGTGCCACTACCCCCGCGGTGGCTCCAAGTGGAACCCGATTGAGCATCGGCTGTTCAGCTTTATCAGCATCAACTGGGCCGGCAAGCCCTTGCGTTCGTGGTTGATCTTGTTGGGCTATATTCAGGACACGAGAACCGAAACAGGCTTGCAGGTGAAAGCCGTGTTGTTGCGGGGAAACTATGAGAGGGGCCTGAAGGTCACGGATCACGAGATGAGGAAGTTGCGCTTGCGACGGCATAAGACCTGTCCGAGTTGGAACTATACCATCCGGCCACGCCAAGGAGTTTCGGGTGCGGCCAAAGGGTGAAGTAATTGTTCCGGTCGCCCTTAACTCGACGGGCAACGAGCGCGTAGCGCGTGGGCGGAAATCTCAGATGCAAGGGAGCCTCACCCGACCACCGTGTATAACTTCCGTAACCGCCGCACATCCTCCGCCGTCTGCCCAGCGCCGTCTGCCCCGTGGCCCCTCACGTAGCCCGTACTGCACGCCCGACACAACGTCCGCCGTCCATTCCCCACGTCGAACGTCTCTGCCATGCCGCGGAGCCGATCCTCGTTCGCCCGGAACTACGCCGCCAACTCGTTGAACTCGGCCTCCGACACCGGCGGGATGCAATGCTGGAGCCGCCAGTACATCTCTTCCAGCCAGGCATATGCGGCCCGTACCTCGGGAAAGTTTGCCCGCCAGCACTCCACCCGGATATGTGGATGCCGGTGGTCGGACATGAAGCCCGCCGGTGGCTCCCACGGTGGATCCGCCTGGACCTTGGCGGACGCAATCGCATCGCGGAACAAGGCGAGGGCGCTGGGAAATCGGGCTCATGGGCGAAGTGCCCGGCGGCTCCCCATTGTACGAACGTGGCCAGCCATTCCTCGTCGCAGCTCGGGCCGCGCGGGGGCGGTGGTGGCACGTGTCGAGCGGTGTCCTCGAGACGAACGAGACGGGATGTGATTTTCACAACAGGGGCCTGGGGTCTGGTGTGGCGAAAGTGAGCCGTGCGAAGGATGACGGCTGATGCAAATGTGGGCGGTCGGTGGGCACCAGGTCAATGTCCGCCGCCGCCAATCTCCCCCGTCGAAATACACGTCCACCTGTACGTACTGGCAAAATGCTCGCACGAACCGGGCCACACCGTCCGGACGCAATTGCCGGCGTGATACTGCGTCACCGCCCTCGCCGCCGTTCGATGTCATAATACACGTACGCGGGCATGACCCTTTTGAGTGCCCGTTGGAGAGCCTTCAATTCGTGCGGGGTGGCGTACTTGATCACGAACTCCCACCCGTCGGGGTCGGCCGGGCGACGGCATTTCGGGCACGGGTCGGGCGGCTCCGGGGACCGTTTGAGGGCTGGGCCGAGGGTGTCGCAGATGACCCGATGGTACTCGGCCGGCGGGTCCCACTCGGGGGTCGGGTCGTCTCTCGGGTGAAACGCCCTCCCACACGCCGGGCAGTCCCGTCCGAAGTACACCTTCTCCAACCGCTCGATCCGCCCGACCGTCGTCATTCCCGCACCCCCACTTTTCGATCCTCCACCGCACTCGAACTCGGCCGTTCGATGACCAACCGGTAACAACCGTTCTCATACACACCCGGAGCCGGGTCGCCCCGCCCGTTGTCCGGCAGCCACACCTCGCACACTGGCCCGGAAAGTGGGCCCACTTCGACCCGCTCCAGCTTCTTCAACCGCACTCGCACACGGCCCATCGCCCGCCCTCTTACTTGTCTTCCAGCCCGAATTTCTGCTCGAGGTCGGCGATCCGCGTCTCTAGGTCGACCACCTCGCGGACCCGCAGCCCGATCTCCAGGATGGCTCTCGCCGCACCGAGCCGGATCGCCGCCGGGCCGGTCGGCTTGAGCAACTCCAGGAGCGTCCGCACCGACTCCAGCCCGGCGGCTGTGAGCATGCCCGCGGCCCGGGCCAGCATGTCTGCGCGCACCCGCTGCAACTCTCGCTTGAAGTCCGGCTCCTCCAGCCGCCGGTACACGGTGCGCTCGTGGACCCCGCACTGGCGGGCCGCCCCCTCGACCGTCGCCCCGCACGCCAGGGCGATCAACAGCCCGTCCTGGTTCTTCTTCCGCAGCGCCTTTCCCATCCGATCCCCTCCTGAATTCTGTCAATCGTCAGACTTTGCCCGCCGAGCGTCAGGATTACGCGGGGTTCCGTACACCTTTGCTGCCGGTCACGGCCTCGTACCGAGCCACAATCACGTCGCAGTAGCCGGGGTCGAGTTCGACCAGGCAGGCGGTTCGGCCGGACTGCTCGGCGGCGATCAGGGTGGTCCCGGACCCACCGAACGGGTCGAGGACGGTCCCGCCCGCGGGGCATGAGTTGCTGATCAGGTAGGCGAACAAGTCGACCGGCTTCATGGTCGGGTGGTCGGCGTTCCTGGCCGGCTTGCCGAACTCCAGGACGGTCGTCTGGGACCGATCCCCGAGCCACGTGTGGGCGGCCCCGTCGGCCCAGCCGTAGAGGCAGGGCTCGTGCCGCCAGTGGTAGTCCTGGCGGCCGAGGACGAGGCCCGGCTTGACCCACACCAGGCACTGGCGGACGGTCAGCCCGGCGTCCCCACAGGCGGCCCGGACGGTCAGGCCGTGCAAGTCGGCGTGCCACACGTAGAACGCCCCGCCCGGGCTGAGGTGGGTCATGGCGGCCCCGAGAGCGGACGTGAGGAACCGGTGGTAGGCGGGCTCGTCGAGGTCGTCGTTGGCGATAGTCAGCCGGTCGGCCGTCTTCCCCTCGTACCCGACGTTGTACGGCGGGTCGGTCAGCAGCAGGTCGGCCGCGGTCCCGTTGAGGGCGGTGGCGATGACGGCCGGGTCGGTGCTGTCCCCGCAGACGAGGCGGTGGCGGCCGAGGGCCCACACGTCGCCGGGTCGGGTAATCGGCTCGGCCGGCGGCTCGGGAACGTCGTCGGGATCGGCCTGGGGTTCGCCGGGCGGGTCGGCGAGCAGCCGGGCCAGGTCGTCAGCCGAGAACCCGGTCAGGGCGAGGTCGAAGTCGAGAGCCTGGAGGTCGGCCAGTTCCTTCGGCAGGAGCGACTCGTCCCAGGTGGCGAGGGTGGCCGTCTGGTTGTCGGCCAGTCGGTACGCCTTGGCCTGGGCGGGCGTCAGGTCGGCCACGTGGACCGGAACCTCGACCATGCCGAGCCGGACGGCCGCCTGGTACCGGGTATGGCCGACCACGATGACGTCCTGGGCGTCAACGACGATCGGCTGGCGGAACCCGAACTCGCGGATCGAGGCGGCCACGGCGTCGACGGCCGAGGCGTTGTCCCGCGGGTTGCCCGGGTACGGGGTGATCGACCCGACCGGCCGCATCTGAACGTCCATCGCTATTCCAGTTGCTAAATGATATCACGCGATGTCTCTACCTGATAAGTATGCGGTCCGTCGGCCAAACGACGCACGACCTGGAAAGAATTTGGAAAATTGTTCAGGTCGGGTCGCGGGAGATGACGAGACCCCACGGGGCGAGGCGGTCAGTCAAACTACGAAGGGTATGTGGCTCGGGCTCGGGCTCATTGTGCACCAGGTCGACGGACGTACCGCTCGGGTACGTGTACACTCCGGCTGGGCGGCCGTCGGGATCGTCTTCGACCCGCAGGACGGTGATGATGTGCAGGGCGTCGGCCGGCGGGCGGGTACGGGCGGAGTGCTCGAGGCGGCCCAAGCGGGTAGCGATTGGCATCGGGGCACCGGGGTCAAGAGCGAGAGCTGATCCCTTTAATGTCAGATCGCACAGGGACCGACCCCGGCCGGCAGTCACGTCGCCGCCCGATGTCCGACGATCGACCCGTTTTGTTCCGACGATCGACCCCTTTCTTCCGACGATCGATCGAGGCCAATCACCCCGGTAGGACCGGCCGGGGTGCGACCCTCCCCGGGCCCAGAATCATTCGGCCGGGTCCAAGGAAGTCGTTCCGGTTTCGGCACTTGGGGCGGATCAATGGTTGTGCGAGGGAGCGCTCGGTCGGCGCCTGCCCCCCCTTCGATGGGTCAACCCACGATCGATCGTCGGAATCGTCGGAATCGTCGGAGGTAGTCAGTAAGCGGGGGACAGTTACGAGGGGGTGGGAGAGAGCCGGGATTGTCACCGGGGCATCAAGGAGAAAAGCCATCCACAGGAGCGGAAGGATTCGGTCGGCAGGTGGGATTCGGGAATCGGGACCGAGAGAAGTGTGATTCGGGAATCGAGGATGAGTTGTCGCAGGAGGAAGATCGACGAGCCGGCAACCTTTGGCGCCCGGGTTCGTCCGATTGAGACGTGATGAGACGGTGTGACGAGTCGCTCGAAGAGGTCAGTCCCCGCCCCACGTCCGCCCGACGGTGACGTCGACGGCGACCGGGACGGGGGCGACGAGCGGGGCCATCGCGTCGATCAGGCACGCCCGCACCCACGCGACCGCGTTGTCGGCGGAGGGTGCGTCGACCTCGACGACCACCTCGTCGTGGCAGAACAGGACGGGGACGGCCCCCGGGCAGTCGGCCCGGCGGTCCCACAGGAGGGCGATCGCCGCCTTCAATCCGTCCGCCCCGGTACCCTGGACCGGGGTGTTCAGGGCCTCGGTCACGTTCGGGTACCCGCCCTCACCGGCCCGCTTCTTACCGACCGGCAGGATTCGCCGCCGGCCGCCCCGGGTCCGCACCTCGAACGTGCCCGCGGGGTCGGCCTGGAAAAACCCCCGCACCCGGTCGCCCTCCCGGACGTGCCACCGCCGCAGGCCCGGGTACGCCCGGAAGAATGCGGCCCGGTACGACTGGGCCGCCGCGTCGGTCAAATTCACCCCGTAGTTCGACCGGGCGTACGCCCGAAGGGTTTTCCACCCCATCCCGAACAACAACCCGAAGTTGACCGCCTTGGCCAGTTGGCGGTCGCCCTTGGTAACATCCTCCACCGGCTTGCCGAGAACGGCGGCGGCGGTCAGGGCGTGGAGATCCTTCCCGTCCTTGTAGGCCGCGAGCATGGCCGCGTCGCCCGACACGGCTGCCGCGATCCGCAGCTCGACCTGGGAATAGTCAGCCTTGACGAGCACCTTCCCGGAGCGGGCCACGAAACACCCCCGGTAGGCGGCCCCGCGCGGGATTTGCTGGAGGTTCGGGTCGGAGCAACTCATCCGCCCGGACTCGGCCCCGAGTTGCCGCCACGACGGGGACACGGCCCCGGTCGGGGCGTACTTGGCGACCCAGTCGGTCCCGTACGTCCCGGTCCGCTTGTGGGCCGCCCGGTACTCGCGGACGAGCCCGGCCAGCGGGTGGTCGACGGCCGCCAGGGCGTCGTCGTCGGTCCGGGTGAGGGCCACCCCGACGGCGGCGAACGCGGCCTTGACCTCGGCCGGGCTGTTCCAGTTCCGGGATTCCATCCCCGGGATGCTGGCCGGGTTCGGGGCGACCGCGTCCATCGCCTCGGCCAACCGGGCGACGTCGGCGTCGGCGTCTCTGGCCAGGGCTGCCCACCGGTCCCGGTCGACGGCGATCGGGGCGGCCCACGCAATCCCGCGGAGGGCCCGCATCTCGCGGTCGGCGGTGGCGGTCAGATCGGCGGCCGCGAGCTTGGCCTGGAGGTCGGCGGCGAGGGGAAGTAGGACGCGGGCGTCGGCGGCCGCGTACCGGAGCTGGGCTGGGGTTAGCCGCCCGCCCCAGTCGGATGTCTGCAGGTCCTTGGCCAGGTCGACGCCGAGTTCCCGTTTGGCGACGTCCCGGAGGGCGTGACGGATGCGGCCCCCGGTGGTCTCCTTGTGCCCAGCATGGAGAACGATGGACGCGAGCATCGTGTCAAAGACGGGACCGGGGGTGAACCCGAGTCGGGCCAGGAACCGGAGGTCGAACTGGAGGTTGTGGCCGACCACCTCGACGGTCGCCAGGGCGTCAAACAGCGGTGCGAGGGCGGCCGGGTCGGTGAGGGCGAACAGATCGATCAGGAAGACAGTTTCGCAGGTTGCTACCTGGAGTAACCGGACGCGGTCGGTTTCGGGGTCGAGGTCGGTCGTCTCGGTGTCCAGCCCGATCGGACCGGAATGGGTCCGGAGGGCGTCAAGCAGCGACGCCATCTGCTCGACGTTCGAGACCGGGACGAATTCGCCGCCGCCCGACTTGCTGCCCGACTTGCCTGGATCGACCACCACCCTGTCTTGGAGACCGTTTTCCCCAAGAGATGTTGCCCGACGCCCGACTTGCCCGACTTGCCCGACTTGCCTTCAGTTGTGATGCTGGGCGAGATGCCGCAAGTATCGAATTCGAAATCTTTTACGATCGGTGACTCGGACGGGTCGGCGGACCGCTTCGGAGGCAAGTCGGGCACACTGGCGTTCGTGATCACGAGGTCGTCGTTGTCATCGTCGGGGGGCAAGTCGGGCAAGTCGGGCGTCGGGCACAACAACAAACGCCTTAAGACGACTCCGCCCCGACCGGGTTTTCCTTCCCCGTTCCAGTAACCCACGCCGGCGGTTACCAGGGACTCGAGGGCGGCCTCCGCGGCGTCCCGGGTCCTGTAGGTCCGCGGGTTCGACCTTTGAAGTGCCCGCGACGTGACCCCGCCCCCGTTCCGGTCGGCCAGTCGACGGACGAGGTCGACCAGGGCCCGCAGGTCGGCCTCCTCCTCGGACTCCCCGAACATCCCGTACACCCGCTCGGCTTCCCGCCCGAACCACTCGGCCAGGGCCGCCCCGGCGTCGACGCTCGCGACCCCGACCGGGTCCCGGTCGCCCCCGCCCTCGACCCGCCCGGCCACGTGGTGGAGGAGCGCGAACCGGGCCGCGTACGCCTCCAGCTTGGAGAACGCGGCCGCCACGTCCCCGGCCGCCTGGTCCTGGCGGAGTCCCCATCGGTTGTAGAACGCGACCCACGCGACCTTGGCCGCCGGGCTCAGGCACACCCGGACCGGACGGGTGCCGCCGCCCGGGTCGGGCTCGAGGTCGAGGGCCAGGAGGGCGTCCAGGTTCCGCCCGACGGCGGCCAGCGTATCCGGGTGGACGTCGACCTCGGTCCACACCTTGGGCCGC encodes:
- a CDS encoding ISNCY family transposase; its protein translation is MSTELQDWGILAMSQRERDVLAILKAVVSGDRTVTEAAGLLKLSARQVRRLKGKLKTQGDSALVHGLRGQPSNRCLEAKLRTQVLAAYRQRYRDFGPTFACEKLAEEGLKVGVETLRRWLLAEGLWERQRRRDPHRSRRPRRACLGELVQMDASVHEWLEGRGETIVLITMIDDATSRVEAKFYRHGSVESHLDLLGVWLRKYGRPLAVYTDRHSIFEPHEKGRPLADPDAQTQFGRALGELAIELIRAHSPQAKGRVERSFGTAQDRWVKELRLAKVTTCEDANALLAKLLPDHNKRFAKPARQPNDAHRPLGRDHKLASILSIQSERVVSNDYVVRFANTFYQLLPPAYPGERGGRVVIEQRLDGTLHIRFGKRHLPYQEITVGGSLGGSAPKPRSLAHQRPMPVRRRRDGSRSRTPVPRACSRLPDARVALLRSPILPAARR
- a CDS encoding DNA modification methylase encodes the protein MDVQMRPVGSITPYPGNPRDNASAVDAVAASIREFGFRQPIVVDAQDVIVVGHTRYQAAVRLGMVEVPVHVADLTPAQAKAYRLADNQTATLATWDESLLPKELADLQALDFDLALTGFSADDLARLLADPPGEPQADPDDVPEPPAEPITRPGDVWALGRHRLVCGDSTDPAVIATALNGTAADLLLTDPPYNVGYEGKTADRLTIANDDLDEPAYHRFLTSALGAAMTHLSPGGAFYVWHADLHGLTVRAACGDAGLTVRQCLVWVKPGLVLGRQDYHWRHEPCLYGWADGAAHTWLGDRSQTTVLEFGKPARNADHPTMKPVDLFAYLISNSCPAGGTVLDPFGGSGTTLIAAEQSGRTACLVELDPGYCDVIVARYEAVTGSKGVRNPA
- a CDS encoding DNA polymerase, yielding MASLLDALRTHSGPIGLDTETTDLDPETDRVRLLQVATCETVFLIDLFALTDPAALAPLFDALATVEVVGHNLQFDLRFLARLGFTPGPVFDTMLASIVLHAGHKETTGGRIRHALRDVAKRELGVDLAKDLQTSDWGGRLTPAQLRYAAADARVLLPLAADLQAKLAAADLTATADREMRALRGIAWAAPIAVDRDRWAALARDADADVARLAEAMDAVAPNPASIPGMESRNWNSPAEVKAAFAAVGVALTRTDDDALAAVDHPLAGLVREYRAAHKRTGTYGTDWVAKYAPTGAVSPSWRQLGAESGRMSCSDPNLQQIPRGAAYRGCFVARSGKVLVKADYSQVELRIAAAVSGDAAMLAAYKDGKDLHALTAAAVLGKPVEDVTKGDRQLAKAVNFGLLFGMGWKTLRAYARSNYGVNLTDAAAQSYRAAFFRAYPGLRRWHVREGDRVRGFFQADPAGTFEVRTRGGRRRILPVGKKRAGEGGYPNVTEALNTPVQGTGADGLKAAIALLWDRRADCPGAVPVLFCHDEVVVEVDAPSADNAVAWVRACLIDAMAPLVAPVPVAVDVTVGRTWGGD
- a CDS encoding ISAzo13 family transposase is translated as MVDDTGGDPMTKQRWVRLSLKRLGQLLAQRGHAIDPKTVRRLLHKLKYSLKANRKRFTGPPHPDRDRQFRYIAHQKRRFLKAGRPVISVDTKKKELIGNFQQDGQTWCHEADEVNAYDFLSDAEGRATPYGIYLVQHDRGYVYVGESADTPEFAVDAIVSWWKSHGRRRFPDATKLLILADSGGSNGCRPRMWKRQLQERLADAFNLEVTVCHYPRGGSKWNPIEHRLFSFISINWAGKPLRSWLILLGYIQDTRTETGLQVKAVLLRGNYERGLKVTDHEMRKLRLRRHKTCPSWNYTIRPRQGVSGAAKG